Proteins from a single region of Carassius gibelio isolate Cgi1373 ecotype wild population from Czech Republic chromosome B15, carGib1.2-hapl.c, whole genome shotgun sequence:
- the tlcd2 gene encoding TLC domain-containing protein 2, with the protein MELNSVILTTGSSVGFFKLVNYGVGKLPIPETAQRNVWKWKNISTSFVHSLLTGVWSVLCFCMHPQMAEDLIETYSVFSHALVSVSIGYFIYDFFDMVINQKISHSWELLFHHVVVITCFGISVLTCRYVGFAVVALLVEINSIFLHLRQVLRMASLAKSTFYRVNSMINLGTYVVFRINTLAWMTRWLVLNRDLIPLISYTIGSVGLAIMTLMNIVLFYRLMRSDFMKSSREKDVRKEKEKEM; encoded by the exons ATGGAGTTGAATTCAGTGATTTTGACCACTGGGTCTTCGGTAGGCTTTTTCAAATTAGTAAACTATGGAGTCGGGAAACTTCCCATCCCCGAGACAGCCCAGAGGAACGTCTGGAAATGGAAAAACATCTCCACGTCTTTCGTGCACAGTCTCCTCACTGGAGTGTGGTCCGTGCTTTG TTTTTGCATGCATCCCCAGATGGCTGAGGATTTGATAGAAACATACTCCGTTTTCTCTCACGCCTTGGTATCTGTATCAATCG GGTACTTTATATATGACTTCTTTGATATGGTTATCAACCAGAAGATCAGTCATTCATGGGAGCTCCTTTTCCACCATGTAGTG GTGATCACCTGTTTCGGGATCTCTGTGTTGACCTGTCGGTATGTGGGTTTTGCCGTGGTGGCTCTGTTGGTGGAGATCAATTCAATCTTTCTGCACCTGAGGCAAGTGCTCCGCATGGCCAGCCTGGCCAAAAGTACATTTTACCGCGTCAACAGTATGATCAACCTGGGCACCTATGTAGTGTTTCGCATCAACACTCTGGCCTGGATGACCCGCTGGCTGGTGCTAAATCGTGACCTCATCCCCCTAATCAGCTACACCATCGGCAGCGTGGGTCTGGCCATCATGACCCTCATGAACATTGTGTTGTTTTACCGCCTGATGAGAAGTGACTTCATGAAGTCCAGCCGCGAGAAGGATGTGAggaaagagaaggagaaagaaaTGTAA